The following coding sequences lie in one Primulina huaijiensis isolate GDHJ02 chromosome 2, ASM1229523v2, whole genome shotgun sequence genomic window:
- the LOC140970815 gene encoding large ribosomal subunit protein eL39-like — protein MIKKKLAKKQRQNRPIPYWIRMRTDNTIRYNAKRRHWRRTKLGF, from the coding sequence ATGATAAAGAAGAAATTAGCGAAGAAGCAGAGGCAAAACAGGCCGATTCCGTACTGGATCCGCATGCGGACTGACAACACCATCCGATACAACGCCAAGCGCCGCCATTGGCGTCGCACCAAACTTGGATTCTGA
- the LOC140970816 gene encoding receptor-like protein kinase FERONIA — protein MKTIISFLLLHFIAAAAAAPYNATDYILLDCGAPSKQTDENGRSWDSDERSKYEPPEATAISISSEASQQHSSVTQVPYLTARVFTSNFTYTFPLLAGPKFLRLYFYPSMFSGYNGSESFFTVTANGFFLMKNFSVSLNSDPSNPAFIKEFIFNVDSNQRLNLTFIPIPESFAFVNGIEIVSVPEKLYFRGNDEPLKTSTQVFYLRSDTALENLYRLNVGGSDIEVQNDTGMFRAWNQDDIHIFGADYGYTPHEDNASIKYNSRTPAYSAPENVYTTARVTGNTSVSLEWAFPVDSGFNYLFRLHFCEIQQEVTKQNQRVFTISINNETVEIQADIISWTGGNDIPIFMDYVAWVRDDGRRGKKDLRLSLTPDKLSQPEYYSAVLNGLEIFKISDSYRSLAAANPEPLEDQSTPKAETNPVTKKRKSSPLIYAIIASVIAAIVVAAVVSFLIFRRRRRVKDSVHASFPKSSWVPLSTASRSTTKTTGSGFSLPSDLCRHFLLEEIKSATNNFDDTYVIGKGGFGNVYKGYIDTAGSNAGATVTAVAIKRLNPSSNQGAREFQTEIEMLSKLRHLHLVSLIGYCDENGEMILVYDYMSHGTLREHLYNSENPPLKWIDRLKVCIGAAKGLHYLHTGTKYPIIHRDVKSTNILLDEKWVAKVSDFGLSKVGPTGDGPSHVSTVVKGSFGYVDPEYYQRRQLTDKSDVYSFGVVLVEVLCGRPAILQNLPREQMNLAEWAKSCYKKGILDKIIDPNLRGGISSASLNKYIETAMICLMDKGIERPVMSDVLWSLEFALQRQEEAENDGGGGGGQFFELSPLYPLMKNGEANTTDEEEIFSGGDQNVSGSKSTNLFTDSSERLKSGDVFSEIKNPLGR, from the coding sequence ATGAAAACCATCATTTCCTTCCTCCTCCTCCACTTCatcgccgccgccgccgcgGCTCCTTATAATGCCACCGACTACATACTCCTAGACTGTGGAGCACCGTCCAAACAAACAGACGAAAACGGGAGGAGCTGGGACAGCGACGAGCGCTCGAAATACGAACCACCCGAGGCCACCGCCATATCCATCTCCTCTGAAGCTTCGCAACAGCACTCATCTGTGACACAGGTACCGTACCTGACCGCGCGTGTCTTCACCTCCAACTTCACATATACTTTCCCTCTTCTGGCCGGGCCGAAATTCCTCCGTTTGTATTTCTACCCGAGCATGTTCTCCGGTTACAATGGTTCAGAGTCTTTTTTCACGGTCACGGCGAATGGGTTCTTTCTAATGAAAAATTTCAGTGTGTCTCTCAATTCTGATCCCAGTAATCCTGCGTTTATCAAGGAATTTATCTTTAATGTTGATTCAAATCAGAGGCTTAACTTAACTTTCATACCGATTCCGGAGTCCTTTGCTTTCGTTAATGGGATTGAAATTGTATCAGTCCCTGAAAAGCTGTATTTCCGAGGAAATGACGAGCCGCTCAAGACTTCTACTCAAGTGTTTTATCTGAGAAGCGATACAGCTCTGGAAAATCTTTACCGGCTAAATGTTGGTGGAAGCGATATAGAAGTTCAGAATGATACGGGTATGTTTCGTGCCTGGAATCAAGATGATATCCATATATTTGGTGCAGATTACGGTTACACTCCTCATGAAGACAATGCTTCGATTAAGTATAACTCCCGAACGCCGGCATATTCTGCGCCCGAAAATGTTTACACCACTGCGAGAGTGACAGGCAATACAAGCGTGAGCCTGGAGTGGGCTTTTCCTGTTGATTCCGGGTTTAATTACCTGTTCAGGCTCCATTTTTGCGAGATTCAGCAGGAGGTGACGAAGCAGAATCAAAGGGTTTTCACGATTTCCATCAACAATGAGACGGTGGAGATACAGGCTGACATTATTAGTTGGACTGGCGGGAATGATATTCCTATCTTCATGGACTATGTGGCATGGGTTCGGGACGATGGCCGCCGTGGAAAGAAAGATCTCCGGCTTTCTTTAACTCCGGATAAGTTAAGCCAACCAGAATATTACAGTGCTGTTTTAAACGGTCtggaaattttcaaaatcagtgATTCGTATCGGAGTCTTGCAGCAGCCAATCCAGAACCTTTGGAGGATCAGTCAACCCCAAAAGCTGAGACGAATCCAGTGACCAAGAAGAGGAAAAGTTCTCCATTGATTTACGCTATTATTGCAAGTGTAATTGCAGCTATTGTTGTGGCCGCCGTCGTAAGTTTCTTGATTTTCCGGCGGCGCAGGAGAGTGAAAGACTCTGTGCACGCTAGTTTTCCCAAGTCATCGTGGGTCCCATTATCAACCGCGTCGAGATCCACCACAAAGACCACCGGTTCCGGCTTCTCCCTGCCGTCGGATTTATGCAGACATTTCTTGCTCGAGGAGATCAAATCGGCAACCAATAACTTCGATGATACTTATGTAATTGGCAAAGGAGGATTCGGCAACGTGTACAAAGGGTACATAGACACAGCCGGTTCCAACGCTGGAGCCACGGTTACTGCGGTGGCAATCAAAAGACTGAACCCATCATCAAACCAAGGTGCTCGGGAATTCCAAACTGAAATCGAAATGTTATCCAAACTCAGACACCTGCACTTAGTATCCCTAATCGGCTATTGCGACGAAAATGGAGAAATGATCTTAGTCTACGATTACATGTCCCATGGAACTCTACGTGAGCATCTCTACAATTCTGAAAACCCACCATTAAAATGGATCGACCGCCTCAAAGTCTGCATTGGCGCTGCAAAAGGGTTGCATTATCTCCACACGGGCACCAAATACCCAATCATACATCGCGATGTGAAATCTACCAACAtattattggatgaaaaatgggTCGCAAAGGTATCAGATTTCGGGTTATCGAAAGTGGGCCCCACTGGCGACGGTCCCTCCCACGTTTCCACCGTGGTGAAAGGCAGCTTTGGGTATGTCGATCCAGAGTACTACCAGCGGCGGCAGTTAACAGACAAGTCCGACGTGTACTCATTCGGGGTCGTGTTGGTTGAAGTTCTATGCGGCCGACCAGCAATTCTTCAGAATCTGCCTAGAGAGCAAATGAACCTGGCCGAGTGGGCTAAATCTTGCTACAAAAAAGGGATTCTTGATAAGATTATCGACCCAAATCTGCGGGGTGGAATTTCTTCTGCGAGTCTGAATAAATACATCGAGACGGCGATGATTTGCTTGATGGATAAAGGGATTGAACGGCCGGTAATGAGCGACGTGTTGTGGAGCTTGGAGTTTGCATTACAGCGGCAGGAGGAGGCCGAGAATGATGGAGGTGGCGGCGGCGGCCAGTTTTTCGAGTTAAGCCCGCTGTATCCATTGATGAAGAACGGAGAGGCAAACACGACagatgaagaagaaatattTTCTGGCGGCGACCAGAATGTTTCAGGATCAAAAAGCACCAACTTGTTCACTGATAGCAGTGAGCGATTGAAGTCCGGTGATGTTTTCTCCGAAATCAAAAATCCATTGGGacggtaa
- the LOC140970817 gene encoding uncharacterized protein — translation MDTAGTHRQPFVQKEINWDKLDKTKFYVYGAGIFTGVSVALYPISVVKTRLQVVSHDTVERNAFSVVKGLLKTDGIPGLYKGFGTVVTGAIPTRIIFLTALETTKVAAFKMVEPFKLPEPSQAAIANGMAGMMASLCSQAAFVPIDVVSQKLMVQGYSGNATYSGGLDVVRKIIKADGIRGLYRGFGLSVLTYSPSSAVWWASYGASQRVIWRLLDNGIGHDCSKPSEGKILLVQAAGGIVAGASASCITTPLDTIKTRLQVLEHENRPTARQVVKKLIADDGWTGFYRGLGPRFFSMSAWGTSMILAYEYLKRLCAKDE, via the exons ATGGATACCGCTGGAACTCATAGACAACCGTTTGTTCAAAAGGAGATAAATTGGGACAA ACTCGACAAAACTAAGTTTTACGTATATGGAGCTGGGATTTTTACTGGAGTGTCGGTGGCACTTTATCCAATTTCAGTTGTGAAGACCAGGCTACAAGTTGTTTCCCATGACACAGTGGAAAGAAATGCATTTTCTGTTGTTAAAGGCCTGCTAAAAACAGATGGAATTCCTGGTTTGTATAAAGGTTTTGGCACTGTCGTTACTGGAGCTATACCTACCAGAATTATATTTCTTACTGCCTTAGAGACGACAAAAGTGGCTGCTTTCAAGATGGTTGAGCCATTTAAATTGCCAGAGCCTTCACAAGCAGCTATAGCAAATGGGATGGCAGGCATGATGGCATCTCTTTGTTCCCAAGCTGCATTTGTCCCAATTGATGTG GTTAGTCAAAAATTGATGGTGCAAGGATATTCTGGCAATGCAACTTACAGCGGGGGCCTGGACGTTGTTCGTAAAATTATCAAAGCTGATGGGATTCGGGGACTATACAGAGGATTTGGTTTGTCTGTTTTGACTTATTCACCATCAAGTGCAGTCTGGTGGGCAAGTTATGGTGCAAGTCAACGTGTGATCTGGAG ACTCTTAGATAACGGCATTGGACACGATTGTTCCAAACCAAGTGAAGGAAAAATTCTGTTAGTTCAAGCTGCTGGAGGGATTGTTGCTGGTGCTTCTGCATCATGCATCACAACCCCATTGGACACAATCAAAACTCGCTTGCAG GTTCTGGAGCATGAAAATAGACCTACTGCAAGGCAAGTGGTTAAAAAATTGATTGCCGATGATGGATGGACTGGATTCTATAGGGGATTAGGCCCAAGATTTTTCAGCATGTCTGCTTGGGGAACTTCAATGATACTGGCCTATGAATATCTGA AGCGCTTGTGTGCCAAAGATGAATAG